In Microbacterium galbinum, a single window of DNA contains:
- the galT gene encoding galactose-1-phosphate uridylyltransferase has translation MRTSTLSAGIVKRATLLADGRDIIYYDDPDTTLGAERAVDARTLDPRPATATMRQDVLTGDWITVAANRQNRVMMPSADADPLAPQTPTNPSEVPSRYDVAVFENRSPAFGPALAEAVGTAPAASDAPRGLDDLDALGLGRTRTSVGRCEVVCFSPEHSGSFGTQSVTRARTVIEAWADRTAALSQLPGIQQIFPFENRGEAIGVTLPHPHGQIYAYPYVTPRTAKLLDSIDRTAPDLFARILEFEQASERVVFHGEHWTAFVPFAARWPLEVHLMPHRHVPDFAATAEAERDELAPLYLRLLRGVDALYDTPTPYIAAWHQAPVNVGRDTVRLHLQLTSPRRAADKLKFLAGSEAAMWAWAAEVTPEQGAARIRDAIASAEAAAAASAPTSEETPA, from the coding sequence ATGCGCACCTCGACCCTGAGCGCCGGCATCGTCAAGCGCGCGACGCTGCTCGCCGACGGCCGCGACATCATCTACTACGACGACCCCGACACGACGCTCGGCGCCGAGCGCGCCGTCGACGCCCGCACGCTCGATCCGCGGCCCGCCACCGCGACCATGCGGCAGGACGTGCTCACCGGTGACTGGATCACCGTGGCGGCCAACCGGCAGAACCGCGTCATGATGCCGAGCGCCGACGCCGACCCGCTCGCCCCGCAGACCCCGACCAACCCGTCGGAGGTGCCCTCGCGCTACGACGTCGCGGTGTTCGAAAACCGCTCCCCCGCGTTCGGCCCCGCCCTCGCCGAGGCGGTCGGCACCGCCCCCGCGGCGAGCGACGCCCCCCGCGGCCTCGACGACCTCGACGCCCTCGGGCTCGGCCGCACCCGCACCTCGGTCGGCCGGTGCGAGGTCGTGTGCTTCAGCCCCGAGCACTCGGGATCGTTCGGCACCCAGTCGGTCACCCGCGCCCGCACCGTGATCGAGGCCTGGGCCGACCGCACCGCCGCGCTCTCGCAGCTGCCCGGCATCCAGCAGATCTTCCCGTTCGAGAACCGCGGCGAAGCGATCGGCGTCACCCTGCCGCACCCGCACGGGCAGATCTACGCGTACCCGTACGTCACCCCGCGCACGGCCAAACTGCTCGACTCGATCGACCGCACGGCGCCGGACCTGTTCGCCCGCATCCTGGAGTTCGAGCAGGCCTCCGAGCGCGTCGTCTTCCACGGCGAGCACTGGACCGCCTTCGTGCCCTTCGCCGCCCGCTGGCCCCTCGAGGTGCACCTGATGCCGCACCGCCACGTGCCCGACTTCGCCGCCACGGCCGAGGCCGAGCGCGACGAACTCGCCCCGCTCTACCTGCGTCTGCTGCGCGGTGTCGACGCGCTCTACGACACCCCCACCCCGTACATCGCCGCCTGGCACCAGGCACCGGTGAACGTCGGCCGCGACACCGTGCGCCTTCACCTGCAGCTCACGAGCCCGCGCCGCGCCGCCGACAAGCTCAAGTTCCTCGCCGGCTCCGAGGCCGCGATGTGGGCTTGGGCCGCCGAGGTCACCCCCGAGCAGGGGGCGGCCCGCATCCGCGACGCGATCGCGTCCGCCGAGGCCGCAGCCGCGGCATCCGCTCCGACCTCCGAGGAGACCCCCGCATGA